Proteins encoded together in one Altererythrobacter epoxidivorans window:
- a CDS encoding acyl-CoA thioesterase, giving the protein MPDRSPLIRVTAMPTDLNPYGGVFGGWLMSQMALGAGSLASREGKGKAVVVSATDFAFPGAMQVGDELSVYCEIAARGNTSLSITAEAIARERNGEAETKVAQGTFKFVLLDENNRPRAVSQALA; this is encoded by the coding sequence ATGCCTGACCGCTCCCCCCTCATCCGCGTCACGGCCATGCCGACCGACCTCAACCCCTATGGCGGGGTGTTCGGCGGGTGGCTGATGAGCCAGATGGCGCTCGGCGCCGGTTCGCTCGCGAGCCGCGAGGGAAAGGGCAAGGCGGTGGTCGTCTCTGCCACGGATTTCGCATTTCCCGGCGCGATGCAGGTAGGCGACGAGCTCTCGGTCTATTGCGAGATCGCGGCGAGGGGCAACACCTCGCTCTCCATCACCGCCGAAGCCATCGCCCGAGAGCGTAACGGCGAAGCCGAGACCAAGGTGGCGCAGGGCACATTCAAATTCGTGCTGCTGGACGAGAATAACCGTCCGCGTGCGGTGTCGCAGGCATTGGCGTGA
- the lpdA gene encoding dihydrolipoyl dehydrogenase: MSDQYDVIVLGSGPGGYVAAIRCAQLGLKTAIVERELLGGICLNWGCIPTKALLRSAEILHYAQHASDYGLKIAGKIEADLEAVVKRSRGVAKQLNQGVTHLMKKNKITVHMGTGTLTGPTSLTVKSDKGEEKLTAKHVIVATGARARNLPFAPADGKRVWTYRHAMTPSEMPKKLLVIGSGAIGIEFASFYNDMGCDVTVVEMLDRIVPVEDKDVSVFLEKSLTKQGMTIMTGAGVEDIKVTGSGVKAKIKDKSGKVSETEFSHCITAIGIVPNTENVGLEKLAEMDRGFIQIDPYGRTKSKGLWAIGDCTPGPWLAHKASHEGVTTAEAIAKELGNKDVHPHPLDRGNIPGCTYCHPQIASVGLTEAKAKEAGYEVKAGTFPFIGNGKAIALGEAEGFVKTVFDAKTGELLGAHMVGAEVTEMIQGFVVGKTLETTEAELMNTVFPHPTISESMHESVLASYGRALHI, encoded by the coding sequence ATGTCCGACCAGTATGACGTCATCGTTCTCGGCTCCGGACCCGGCGGTTATGTCGCGGCGATCCGCTGCGCGCAGCTGGGCCTGAAGACCGCCATCGTCGAACGCGAACTGCTTGGCGGCATCTGTTTGAACTGGGGCTGCATTCCGACCAAGGCGCTGCTGCGTAGCGCCGAGATCCTTCACTACGCCCAGCACGCGAGTGATTATGGACTGAAGATCGCGGGCAAGATCGAGGCGGACCTCGAAGCTGTGGTGAAGCGCAGCCGCGGCGTTGCCAAGCAGCTGAACCAGGGCGTCACGCACCTCATGAAGAAGAACAAGATCACCGTGCACATGGGTACGGGCACGCTGACCGGGCCGACCAGCCTGACCGTGAAGTCGGACAAGGGCGAGGAGAAGCTCACCGCCAAACACGTGATCGTCGCCACCGGCGCGCGCGCCCGCAACCTGCCGTTCGCCCCTGCCGACGGCAAGCGCGTGTGGACCTATCGCCATGCGATGACGCCCAGCGAAATGCCCAAGAAGCTGCTCGTGATAGGATCGGGCGCCATCGGGATCGAGTTTGCCAGCTTCTACAACGACATGGGCTGCGATGTGACCGTGGTCGAAATGCTCGACCGGATCGTGCCGGTTGAGGACAAGGACGTCTCCGTCTTCCTCGAGAAGAGCCTGACGAAGCAAGGCATGACGATCATGACCGGTGCGGGTGTCGAAGACATCAAGGTCACTGGCAGCGGCGTGAAGGCCAAGATCAAGGACAAGTCCGGCAAGGTCTCCGAAACCGAATTCAGCCACTGCATCACTGCCATCGGCATCGTGCCGAATACAGAGAACGTGGGCTTGGAAAAGCTGGCCGAAATGGACCGCGGCTTCATCCAGATCGATCCCTATGGTCGCACGAAGTCGAAGGGCCTGTGGGCCATCGGTGACTGCACGCCGGGACCCTGGCTGGCGCACAAGGCGAGCCATGAGGGCGTCACCACCGCCGAAGCGATCGCGAAGGAGCTGGGCAACAAGGACGTCCACCCGCACCCGCTGGATCGCGGCAACATCCCGGGCTGCACCTATTGCCACCCGCAGATCGCCAGCGTCGGCCTGACCGAGGCAAAGGCGAAGGAAGCTGGCTACGAGGTCAAGGCGGGCACGTTCCCATTCATCGGCAATGGCAAGGCCATCGCGCTGGGCGAGGCGGAAGGCTTCGTGAAGACCGTGTTCGATGCCAAGACCGGCGAACTCTTGGGCGCGCATATGGTCGGCGCGGAAGTGACAGAGATGATCCAGGGCTTCGTCGTCGGCAAGACGCTGGAGACGACCGAGGCGGAACTGATGAACACCGTGTTCCCGCACCCGACGATCTCGGAATCGATGCACGAAAGCGTCCTTGCTAGCTACGGGCGCGCGCTCCATATCTGA